From a region of the Odoribacter splanchnicus DSM 20712 genome:
- a CDS encoding glycosyltransferase family 2 protein — protein MKKLSIIIPAYNEERSISQILGKIHQTRLIGETEKEILIIDDGSKDSTAEKCRQFMQAHPDLDIHYHLQPFNQGKGAALRTGIALATGDWIIIQDADLEYDPEDYNPLLQWVIENNAKVVYGSRFLKPSNKHSYLRFYLGGRLVTFVTNLLYGQHLTDEPTCYKFFDAQFLKSIPLKCQGFEFCPEVTAKVCKKGIKIHEIPINYYPRSIAEGKKINWKDGLEAIWTLLKYRFKN, from the coding sequence ATGAAAAAACTATCTATCATCATACCTGCCTATAATGAGGAACGTTCGATTTCCCAAATTCTCGGAAAAATACACCAGACCCGATTGATTGGAGAAACAGAAAAAGAGATCCTCATTATCGACGACGGTTCAAAAGACAGTACAGCTGAAAAATGCCGGCAATTCATGCAGGCCCACCCCGATCTGGATATACATTATCACCTCCAGCCTTTCAATCAGGGGAAAGGAGCAGCGTTGAGAACAGGCATAGCATTAGCGACAGGAGATTGGATCATCATTCAGGATGCAGACCTGGAATATGACCCCGAAGATTATAATCCTTTATTACAGTGGGTGATCGAAAACAATGCCAAAGTAGTCTATGGTTCCCGTTTCCTGAAACCTTCGAACAAACATTCTTACCTGCGTTTTTATTTAGGCGGGAGATTAGTCACTTTTGTCACGAATCTCTTATACGGCCAACATCTGACAGACGAACCGACCTGTTATAAATTCTTCGATGCACAATTTTTAAAATCCATTCCATTAAAATGCCAGGGCTTTGAATTTTGTCCGGAAGTAACGGCAAAAGTTTGTAAGAAAGGAATCAAAATCCACGAAATACCGATCAATTACTACCCGCGTAGCATCGCCGAAGGGAAAAAAATAAATTGGAAAGATGGCCTGGAAGCCATCTGGACTCTGTTAAAATATCGTTTTAAAAACTAA
- the ileS gene encoding isoleucine--tRNA ligase, producing MNEKFPEYKGLDLSEVNKEILKTWEENKTFEMSLKTREGHPSFVFYEGPPSANGMPGIHHVMARTIKDVICRYKTLQGFLVERKAGWDTHGLPVELGVEKKLGITKEAIGKTISVVEYNKECRADVMKFTKEWEDLTKQMGYWVDMKNPYITYDNRYIETLWYLLKKLYEKGFLYKGYTIQPYSPAAGTGLSTHELNQPGCYRDVKDTTCVAQFKVIRDEKSEKLFADSEPVYILAWTTTPWTLPSNTALAVGPNITYYVVKTYNPYTYLPVTVILAKDRFSAYFNPKAESLALEDYQAGDKLIPYRKVGEFKGPELEGIRYEQLMPWMRPEGDAFRVILGDYVSTEDGTGIVHIAPTFGADDDRVAKQAGIAPMLLVDKDGNKQPMVDKRGRLFVLEEIDPEFVKSHVNTELYSEYAGRFVKNAYDPQLTEEDATLDIDLSVMLKKENKAFKVEKHEHNYPHCWRTDKPVLYYPLDSWFIKTTAVRERMIELNKTINWKPASTGEGRFGKWLENLVDWNLSRSRYWGTPLPIWISEDGTEKKCIGSVAELVEEIEKSIQAGFMQENPYQGFIAGDYSKENYDKIDLHRPYVDDIILVSDSGQKMYREKDLIDVWFDSGAMPYAQLHYPFEHREDIDQKLRFPADFIAEGVDQTRGWFFTLHAIATMAFDSVAFKNIISNGLVLDAKGNKMSKRLGNAVDPFSTIATYGSDPLRWYMITNSQPWDNLKFDMAGIDEVKRKFFGTLYNTYGFFALYANVDHFRYAEAEVAIEERPEIDRWILSLLNSLIKEVTEAYEKYEPTRAGRAIQDFVIENLSNWYVRLSRKRYWGGEYSQDKISAYQTLYTCLETIAILSAPIAPFYMEKLFGDLNKVTGRHSGSVHLADFPKADEKLIDNELEERMELAQQISSMVLGLRRKVQLRVRQPLSKLIIPILNDHMIRQLDAVKNIILSEVNVKEIEYITDTTDVLVKKIKPNFKTLGPKYGKYMKQISTLIAAMEQSDIFEFEKNGRYQLNIGTEPIDLSLEDVEILSEDIPGWLVANEGRLTVALDINVTKELKEEGIARELINRIQNLRKESNFDVTDKITLAIGRHKEINEAVENFSQYIASQVLAEHIELTDEKDDKARDIEIDDIHTFIKIERIN from the coding sequence ATGAACGAGAAATTTCCTGAATACAAAGGCCTGGATCTTTCTGAGGTAAACAAAGAGATATTAAAAACCTGGGAAGAAAACAAGACTTTCGAAATGAGTTTGAAGACACGGGAAGGTCACCCTTCATTCGTTTTCTATGAAGGTCCTCCTTCAGCGAACGGCATGCCCGGAATCCATCATGTGATGGCCAGAACCATTAAGGATGTCATTTGCCGTTATAAAACTCTGCAAGGATTTTTAGTAGAACGTAAAGCAGGCTGGGATACGCATGGTCTCCCTGTAGAACTCGGTGTAGAAAAAAAATTAGGAATCACCAAAGAGGCTATCGGTAAAACGATCAGCGTCGTGGAATATAACAAAGAATGTCGTGCAGATGTCATGAAATTCACTAAAGAATGGGAAGATCTGACAAAGCAAATGGGATATTGGGTAGACATGAAAAATCCCTATATCACTTATGACAACCGATATATCGAAACGTTATGGTATCTATTGAAGAAATTGTATGAAAAAGGATTTCTTTATAAAGGTTATACCATACAGCCTTATTCTCCGGCTGCGGGTACCGGTCTGAGTACACACGAACTGAACCAACCGGGATGTTACCGGGATGTAAAGGATACGACTTGTGTCGCCCAATTCAAGGTAATCCGGGACGAAAAATCCGAAAAGCTGTTTGCTGACAGCGAACCGGTATATATTCTGGCGTGGACAACTACACCCTGGACTTTGCCTTCCAATACCGCCCTGGCTGTAGGACCCAATATCACTTATTATGTCGTAAAGACTTATAATCCTTATACCTATCTTCCGGTGACCGTCATTTTGGCCAAAGACCGGTTCAGTGCCTATTTCAATCCCAAAGCCGAAAGTTTGGCCCTGGAAGATTATCAGGCAGGAGACAAATTGATTCCCTATCGGAAAGTCGGGGAATTCAAAGGTCCGGAACTCGAAGGTATCCGTTATGAACAGCTGATGCCCTGGATGCGTCCCGAAGGAGATGCGTTCCGGGTAATCCTCGGGGATTATGTGAGTACAGAAGACGGAACCGGCATCGTACATATCGCTCCGACTTTCGGTGCCGACGACGACCGGGTTGCCAAACAAGCCGGAATCGCTCCGATGTTATTGGTCGACAAAGACGGTAATAAACAACCGATGGTCGATAAACGCGGACGTCTTTTCGTTTTGGAAGAAATCGATCCCGAATTTGTAAAGAGCCATGTCAATACCGAACTTTACAGTGAATATGCCGGCCGGTTTGTCAAAAACGCTTATGACCCTCAACTGACTGAAGAAGATGCCACCCTCGACATCGACCTGTCCGTCATGCTGAAAAAAGAAAATAAAGCATTCAAGGTCGAGAAACACGAACACAATTATCCGCATTGCTGGCGTACCGATAAACCGGTATTGTACTATCCTTTGGATTCGTGGTTTATCAAAACTACCGCTGTACGTGAACGGATGATCGAGCTCAACAAGACTATCAACTGGAAACCGGCCAGTACGGGCGAAGGACGGTTTGGGAAGTGGCTGGAAAATCTGGTTGACTGGAACCTTTCGCGTTCACGTTACTGGGGCACTCCGCTCCCCATCTGGATAAGTGAAGACGGCACAGAAAAAAAATGTATCGGTTCGGTAGCAGAACTAGTCGAAGAGATCGAAAAATCGATCCAGGCCGGCTTTATGCAGGAAAATCCTTATCAGGGATTTATTGCCGGTGATTATTCTAAAGAGAATTACGATAAAATAGATTTGCATCGTCCTTATGTCGACGACATCATTTTGGTGTCAGACAGCGGACAAAAAATGTACCGGGAAAAAGATCTGATCGACGTGTGGTTCGACTCAGGCGCTATGCCCTATGCTCAGCTTCATTATCCATTCGAACATCGCGAAGATATCGATCAGAAACTGCGCTTTCCGGCAGACTTTATCGCCGAAGGTGTCGATCAGACCCGGGGCTGGTTTTTCACCCTGCATGCCATCGCGACAATGGCTTTCGACTCGGTTGCCTTCAAGAACATCATTTCCAACGGGCTGGTATTAGATGCCAAGGGCAATAAAATGTCCAAACGGCTCGGGAATGCAGTAGATCCTTTTTCTACGATAGCCACTTATGGATCGGACCCATTGCGTTGGTATATGATTACTAACTCGCAGCCCTGGGATAACCTGAAGTTCGACATGGCAGGTATCGACGAGGTGAAACGTAAATTTTTCGGAACCCTCTACAATACCTACGGTTTCTTCGCTTTGTATGCCAATGTAGACCATTTCCGCTATGCAGAGGCAGAAGTCGCTATTGAAGAACGTCCCGAGATCGATCGTTGGATTCTGTCTTTACTGAATTCTCTGATCAAGGAAGTGACCGAAGCTTACGAAAAATACGAACCGACCAGGGCAGGCCGGGCTATTCAGGATTTCGTTATCGAAAATCTGTCCAACTGGTATGTACGTTTATCCCGGAAAAGATATTGGGGAGGTGAATACTCCCAGGATAAGATTTCCGCTTATCAGACGTTATATACTTGTCTGGAAACGATCGCTATTCTTTCGGCTCCGATCGCTCCGTTCTATATGGAAAAACTATTCGGTGACCTGAATAAAGTGACCGGACGGCACAGCGGAAGCGTACATTTAGCCGATTTCCCGAAAGCCGACGAAAAATTGATCGATAATGAACTCGAAGAGAGGATGGAACTTGCCCAACAAATCTCTTCTATGGTACTGGGCTTGAGGAGAAAAGTTCAACTTCGCGTGCGCCAACCGCTAAGCAAACTCATCATACCGATTCTGAACGATCATATGATCCGGCAACTGGACGCTGTGAAAAATATTATCCTCTCGGAAGTCAATGTTAAGGAAATCGAATACATCACCGATACGACAGATGTTTTAGTCAAGAAAATCAAACCGAATTTCAAGACTTTGGGACCGAAATACGGTAAATATATGAAGCAAATTTCCACTTTGATCGCCGCAATGGAACAAAGTGATATTTTCGAGTTCGAGAAAAATGGCCGCTATCAACTGAATATCGGTACCGAACCGATCGATTTGAGCCTGGAAGATGTCGAAATATTGTCGGAAGATATCCCGGGTTGGTTAGTCGCCAACGAAGGACGCCTGACGGTAGCTTTAGATATCAACGTAACCAAAGAATTGAAAGAAGAAGGAATTGCCCGGGAATTGATCAACCGGATTCAGAATCTTCGGAAAGAAAGTAATTTTGATGTTACGGATAAAATCACGTTAGCTATCGGCCGGCACAAAGAGATAAACGAGGCTGTCGAAAATTTCTCGCAATACATTGCCAGTCAGGTATTAGCCGAGCATATCGAACTAACGGACGAGAAGGATGATAAAGCCAGGGATATCGAGATCGACGACATTCACACCTTTATCAAAATTGAAAGAATAAACTGA